In Microbacterium cremeum, a genomic segment contains:
- a CDS encoding ABC transporter substrate-binding protein, whose protein sequence is MKKKLIATTTVATLAAISLAGCSSSGDDGADGGAVTITYSNFIANGGNEENLEAIVDAFEAENPDITVEVTTSAYADYFTKLQTDLAAGTAADVFDVDAGSFANIQASGVLAELTDVDSSAYRTSVLDAYNVDGAQYGLPTSFSNVVLFYNQELFDAAGVEYPSSDWTWADEQAAAEALTDAAAGAWGDYQPISYHEYYKAVQQAGGDFLSDDGSEAAFDSEAGIAAADWLAGKSGTVMPSAAEGAGTPDFDLNLFKEGELAMWHTGIWMIGLVGDLPFEWDIAVEPGDAQKASATFSNAVVVSADSEHQEAAQKWAEYLSSSKEMVDVRLEAGWELPAVSDEALLTPYLDKTPPANRQAVFDSLEAVAVAPELGANAQQIQDAVTNALGEIAAGRASTEEAIAALADEVDSLLP, encoded by the coding sequence ATGAAGAAGAAGCTCATCGCGACGACGACCGTCGCGACCCTCGCAGCGATCAGCCTCGCCGGCTGCTCGTCCTCGGGCGACGACGGCGCAGACGGTGGCGCCGTGACCATCACGTACTCGAACTTCATCGCCAACGGCGGCAACGAGGAGAACCTCGAGGCCATCGTCGACGCATTCGAGGCCGAGAACCCCGACATCACCGTCGAGGTCACCACGTCAGCGTACGCCGACTACTTCACGAAGCTGCAGACCGACCTCGCGGCCGGAACCGCCGCCGACGTCTTCGACGTCGATGCGGGCAGCTTCGCGAACATCCAGGCGAGCGGCGTCCTGGCCGAGCTGACGGATGTCGACTCCTCCGCCTACCGCACGTCGGTGCTCGACGCGTACAACGTCGACGGCGCGCAGTACGGCCTGCCCACGTCGTTCTCGAACGTCGTGCTGTTCTACAACCAGGAGCTGTTCGACGCCGCCGGTGTGGAGTACCCGTCGTCCGACTGGACATGGGCGGACGAGCAGGCGGCCGCCGAAGCGCTGACGGATGCCGCGGCGGGCGCATGGGGCGACTACCAGCCGATCTCGTACCACGAGTACTACAAGGCGGTGCAGCAGGCGGGCGGCGACTTCCTCTCGGACGACGGGTCCGAGGCGGCATTCGACTCGGAGGCGGGGATCGCCGCTGCCGACTGGCTCGCGGGCAAGTCCGGCACCGTGATGCCGTCCGCCGCAGAAGGAGCGGGTACGCCGGACTTCGACCTGAACCTCTTCAAGGAGGGGGAGCTCGCCATGTGGCACACCGGCATCTGGATGATCGGTCTTGTCGGTGACCTCCCGTTCGAGTGGGACATCGCCGTCGAGCCGGGTGACGCGCAGAAGGCGAGCGCCACGTTCTCCAACGCGGTGGTCGTCTCGGCCGACTCGGAGCACCAGGAAGCCGCGCAGAAGTGGGCGGAGTACCTCAGCAGCTCGAAGGAGATGGTCGACGTGCGCCTCGAGGCCGGGTGGGAGCTGCCCGCGGTCAGCGACGAGGCCCTCCTCACGCCGTACCTCGACAAGACGCCGCCGGCGAACCGGCAGGCGGTGTTCGACTCGCTCGAGGCCGTCGCGGTGGCGCCCGAGCTCGGGGCGAACGCCCAGCAGATCCAGGATGCCGTCACGAACGCGCTCGGCGAGATCGCGGCCGGCCGCGCCTCGACCGAGGAGGCGATCGCGGCCCTGGCCGACGAGGTCGACTCGCTCCTGCCGTAG
- a CDS encoding glycoside hydrolase family 15 protein, with protein MTDTLPASEAPDPALAAPDVATGAPVDADVIGELARGSIRLIADLQTPQGAYPASPTFSAYVGYSWLRDGSFIADAASAAGLVESAGRFYAWCADVMVRRAEKIRWIVRETAEGRPPAPSHMLPARFTFDGEDGADEWWDFQLDGYGTWLWALVEHLDRHGGSGEAFREGVELTADYLIASWDRPCYDWWEEHAQHVHVSTLACIAAGLDAVARAGLIAGERADRARSALESIRELVAERGTADGHLIKWLGSTAVDGSLAAAIAPLGFVDPRSDVARATIEVLESHLSVDGGVHRYLGDTFFGGGQWPLLTCFLGLAHLAAGDRARADECLEWAAATATAELHLPEQVTHHLIAPRMERPWIERWGTVATPLLWSHAMFLRLGIALGRIDPSDLASAPEGEPR; from the coding sequence GTGACCGACACCCTCCCCGCCTCCGAAGCACCCGATCCCGCCCTCGCCGCACCCGATGTCGCCACCGGTGCGCCCGTAGACGCCGACGTCATCGGCGAACTCGCGCGCGGCAGCATCCGTCTCATCGCGGATCTGCAGACGCCCCAAGGGGCATACCCTGCCAGCCCGACGTTCTCGGCCTACGTGGGGTATAGCTGGCTGCGCGACGGATCATTCATCGCCGATGCGGCGTCGGCCGCGGGGCTCGTCGAGTCGGCCGGCCGCTTCTACGCGTGGTGCGCCGATGTCATGGTGCGCCGCGCCGAGAAGATCCGCTGGATCGTGCGCGAGACGGCGGAGGGCCGCCCGCCGGCACCGTCGCACATGCTGCCGGCGCGGTTCACGTTCGACGGCGAGGACGGCGCCGACGAGTGGTGGGACTTCCAGCTGGACGGCTACGGCACCTGGCTGTGGGCGCTGGTGGAGCACCTCGACCGTCACGGGGGGTCCGGAGAGGCGTTCCGCGAGGGCGTCGAGCTCACCGCCGACTACCTCATCGCGTCGTGGGACCGGCCTTGCTACGACTGGTGGGAGGAGCACGCCCAGCACGTGCACGTGTCGACGCTCGCGTGCATCGCGGCCGGCCTCGACGCCGTCGCGCGCGCCGGGTTGATCGCAGGTGAGCGTGCCGACCGTGCCCGGTCGGCGCTGGAGTCCATCCGCGAGCTCGTCGCCGAGCGCGGGACCGCGGACGGGCACCTCATCAAGTGGCTCGGGAGCACCGCGGTCGACGGCAGTCTCGCCGCCGCGATCGCGCCGCTCGGGTTCGTCGACCCCCGGTCGGACGTGGCGCGCGCGACGATCGAGGTGCTCGAGTCGCACCTGTCCGTCGACGGCGGCGTGCACCGCTACCTGGGCGACACGTTCTTCGGCGGCGGCCAGTGGCCGCTGCTGACCTGCTTCCTCGGACTCGCGCACCTGGCCGCGGGAGACCGCGCACGTGCCGACGAGTGCCTCGAGTGGGCGGCCGCGACCGCGACGGCCGAACTCCACCTGCCCGAGCAGGTGACGCACCACCTCATCGCCCCGCGCATGGAGCGGCCCTGGATCGAGCGGTGGGGGACGGTCGCCACCCCTCTGCTGTGGAGCCATGCCATGTTCCTGCGGCTCGGCATCGCCCTCGGCCGCATCGACCCGTCCGACCTCGCCTCCGCTCCGGAAGGAGAACCCCGATGA
- a CDS encoding bifunctional nuclease family protein, which translates to MIQVRVAGVALDATGQHVVLLKPLDEIPGDGLVLPIWIGQLEATSILVALENAPVPRPLAHDLMRTMLETLGAEVTRVAVPRIEEGTFYGEITLATALGERVVDARPSDAVALASRVGASIWVAEEVMTEAGVPDVLTETDAAERLDEFKRFLDDVEPEDFEA; encoded by the coding sequence ATGATCCAGGTTCGGGTGGCCGGCGTCGCTCTCGACGCCACCGGTCAGCACGTCGTGCTGCTGAAGCCCCTCGACGAGATCCCGGGCGACGGGCTCGTTCTGCCCATCTGGATCGGTCAGCTGGAAGCGACATCGATCCTGGTCGCCCTCGAGAACGCCCCGGTGCCGCGTCCGCTCGCCCACGACCTCATGCGCACCATGCTCGAGACGCTGGGCGCCGAGGTGACGCGGGTCGCGGTGCCTCGCATCGAGGAGGGCACGTTCTACGGCGAGATCACGCTGGCGACCGCGCTCGGCGAGCGGGTCGTCGACGCGCGGCCCTCGGATGCCGTCGCCCTCGCGTCCCGCGTCGGCGCGAGCATCTGGGTGGCCGAAGAGGTGATGACGGAAGCCGGTGTTCCCGACGTGCTGACCGAGACCGACGCCGCCGAACGCCTCGACGAGTTCAAGCGCTTCCTCGACGATGTCGAGCCGGAGGACTTCGAGGCCTGA
- a CDS encoding TIM-barrel domain-containing protein: MIRHRPAGSGHPYSVDTEQRWPVVPLAGGTATLGLRADADVVAVACTLEWRADAEPGATDSIELPLTRVATTSRGRVTDGGHLASAASRLARAVGGWQATTPELRPGGAYRYRFHATHRDGRTERTRWFEFRAARWAPAPDAVVEHGRSRVVPGSVEQLHDGVRAWRVRFALPLKAREHVTGFGERFDAVDQAGAALDSVVFEQYKSQGAERKTYLPMPFAHVVGGDGWGFHVDTSRRVWFDVGHADATRLVVEAETAEDGILALRLFDGTPADVLGAFLDRAGRATALPSWVFRLWASGNEWNTQAEVMRQMDLHREYDIPVGSVVIEAWSDESSFTAFRDAQYTVADDGAPHRLADFTFPADGAWPDPKGMTDELHDRGIRLHLWQIPLIKMRPHPRGQVSADAKAAVREDVLIREPDPRGGTRPYRNRGWWFPLGLMPDLTDERAARWWTEKRRYLVDEIGIDGFKTDGGEHAWGGELVYLDGRRGDEKNNTFPVAYAAAYGRLLESAGKAPVTFSRAGFTGSQAHGAFWAGDENSTWDAFRWSMNAGLTAAASGIVYWGWDIAGFSGEIPTAELYIRATQASVFVPIMQYHSEFNHHRTPSRDRTPWNIAERTGDERVLPLFRRYAKLRERLIPYLERSAAAAIATDAPLMRPLFFEWPDDPEVWTAPTQWLLGDDLLVAPVLEPGAGEWPVYLPAGEWIDAWTGERHVGGRTVPVATPIDRIPVFLRGRAAEELAPMFR; this comes from the coding sequence ATGATCCGTCACCGGCCCGCCGGCTCGGGACACCCGTACTCCGTCGACACCGAGCAGCGGTGGCCGGTGGTGCCGCTCGCCGGCGGCACGGCCACCCTCGGTCTCCGCGCCGACGCCGACGTCGTGGCGGTCGCGTGCACGCTGGAGTGGCGGGCGGATGCCGAACCCGGGGCGACCGACAGCATCGAGCTCCCGCTGACTCGCGTGGCGACGACGTCGCGGGGTCGCGTCACCGACGGCGGCCACCTCGCCTCGGCGGCCAGCCGACTGGCGCGCGCGGTCGGCGGATGGCAGGCGACGACGCCGGAGCTGCGGCCCGGTGGCGCCTACCGCTACCGGTTCCACGCGACGCACCGCGACGGGCGCACCGAGCGCACGCGGTGGTTCGAGTTCCGAGCGGCGCGGTGGGCGCCTGCCCCCGATGCCGTCGTCGAGCACGGGCGCTCGAGGGTGGTCCCCGGCTCGGTCGAGCAGCTGCACGACGGCGTCCGCGCGTGGCGGGTGCGCTTCGCGCTGCCCCTGAAGGCGCGCGAGCACGTCACCGGCTTCGGTGAGCGCTTCGACGCCGTCGACCAGGCCGGTGCCGCCCTGGACTCGGTCGTGTTCGAGCAGTACAAGAGCCAGGGCGCCGAGCGCAAGACCTACCTGCCGATGCCCTTCGCCCATGTCGTCGGCGGCGACGGGTGGGGCTTCCACGTCGACACCTCCCGGCGCGTGTGGTTCGACGTCGGCCACGCTGATGCGACGAGGCTCGTGGTCGAAGCCGAGACGGCTGAGGACGGCATCCTCGCCCTCCGTCTCTTCGACGGCACGCCGGCCGACGTTCTGGGCGCGTTCCTCGACCGTGCCGGGCGGGCGACCGCGCTGCCTTCGTGGGTCTTCCGGCTGTGGGCGAGCGGAAACGAATGGAACACGCAGGCCGAGGTCATGCGCCAGATGGACCTGCACCGCGAGTACGACATCCCGGTGGGGTCGGTCGTGATCGAAGCGTGGAGCGACGAATCCTCGTTCACCGCCTTCCGCGACGCGCAGTACACGGTGGCCGACGACGGGGCGCCGCACCGGCTCGCCGACTTCACGTTCCCCGCGGACGGCGCATGGCCCGACCCGAAGGGGATGACCGACGAGCTCCACGATCGCGGCATCCGTCTTCACCTGTGGCAGATCCCGCTGATCAAGATGCGCCCGCACCCCCGCGGCCAGGTCTCGGCCGACGCGAAGGCGGCGGTCCGCGAGGACGTGCTCATCCGCGAGCCCGACCCGCGCGGGGGCACCCGCCCGTACCGCAACCGCGGCTGGTGGTTCCCGCTCGGGCTCATGCCCGACCTCACCGACGAGCGCGCCGCCCGCTGGTGGACCGAGAAGCGCCGATACCTCGTCGACGAGATCGGCATCGACGGGTTCAAGACGGACGGAGGCGAGCACGCGTGGGGCGGCGAACTGGTGTATCTCGACGGCCGCCGCGGTGACGAGAAGAACAACACCTTCCCGGTCGCCTACGCGGCAGCGTACGGCCGGCTGCTCGAGTCCGCGGGCAAGGCGCCCGTGACGTTCAGTCGCGCGGGCTTCACCGGGTCGCAGGCGCATGGCGCGTTCTGGGCGGGCGATGAGAACTCGACGTGGGACGCGTTCCGGTGGTCGATGAACGCAGGACTGACCGCCGCAGCGTCCGGCATCGTCTACTGGGGGTGGGACATCGCCGGATTCTCGGGCGAGATCCCCACGGCGGAGCTCTACATCAGGGCGACGCAGGCGTCGGTGTTCGTGCCGATCATGCAGTACCACTCCGAGTTCAACCACCACCGCACGCCATCGAGAGACCGCACGCCGTGGAACATCGCGGAGCGTACCGGCGACGAGCGCGTCCTCCCGCTGTTCCGGCGGTACGCGAAGCTGCGCGAGCGGCTGATCCCCTATCTGGAGCGCTCCGCGGCGGCCGCGATCGCGACGGACGCCCCCTTGATGCGGCCGCTGTTCTTCGAGTGGCCCGACGACCCGGAGGTGTGGACGGCCCCGACGCAATGGCTGCTGGGCGACGACCTGCTGGTCGCCCCGGTCCTCGAGCCCGGCGCCGGCGAGTGGCCGGTGTACCTGCCAGCCGGGGAGTGGATCGACGCCTGGACCGGGGAGCGGCACGTCGGCGGGCGTACCGTGCCGGTGGCGACGCCCATCGACCGCATCCCGGTGTTCCTCCGGGGGCGCGCGGCCGAGGAACTGGCGCCGATGTTCCGGTAG
- a CDS encoding GNAT family N-acetyltransferase, producing the protein MTSIRPAVPADVPRIAEVWESAWRDGHVGHIPDELLVHRQSDSFRTRAAEMVGRTHVAEVDGDIVGFVTLKGDELEQLFVAAPARGTGVARDLLADGARRLLAQGHARPWLAVVSGNARARHFYEREGWRDAGPLAYEAPIEGGTVTVPCRRYELILPR; encoded by the coding sequence GTGACCAGCATCCGGCCTGCCGTTCCCGCAGACGTCCCGCGCATCGCAGAGGTGTGGGAGTCGGCGTGGCGGGACGGCCACGTCGGGCACATCCCCGATGAACTGCTGGTGCACCGCCAGTCGGACTCGTTCCGCACGCGTGCCGCCGAAATGGTCGGGCGCACGCATGTCGCCGAGGTCGACGGCGACATCGTCGGCTTCGTGACCCTCAAGGGCGACGAGCTCGAGCAGCTGTTCGTCGCCGCCCCCGCCCGCGGCACGGGCGTGGCGCGCGACCTGCTCGCCGACGGTGCGCGACGGCTGCTCGCGCAGGGACACGCCCGGCCGTGGCTCGCCGTGGTGAGCGGCAACGCGCGGGCGCGCCACTTCTACGAGCGCGAAGGGTGGCGCGACGCCGGACCGCTCGCATACGAGGCGCCGATCGAAGGCGGAACCGTCACAGTGCCGTGCCGCCGCTACGAGCTGATCCTCCCTCGCTGA
- a CDS encoding alpha/beta fold hydrolase, whose amino-acid sequence MTSPLLTQEFSWRGRSVRWGRSGAGPALVFLHGTPWSSELWRPIAGALSKAFTVYLWDMPGYGSSSKESSHRVDLGVQGELFAALLEHWGLTRPHVIAHDFGGAVALRARLLHGSTYTSLCLVDVVALAPWGSPFFTLVKANTAVFEQLPPAVHRGAVEAYVNGASNRGLRADELSMLVEPWTGPVGQAAFYRQIAQADESFTTEIEPLYGTITEPVHIVWGMDDTWIPADRAQRLKEAMPHATVTLIPDAGHLVQLDVPAALSAELTRWTSAVNARGSA is encoded by the coding sequence ATGACCTCGCCGCTCTTGACGCAAGAATTCTCCTGGCGCGGACGGAGCGTCCGCTGGGGTCGTTCCGGAGCAGGACCAGCGCTCGTGTTCCTGCATGGCACTCCGTGGTCGTCGGAGCTCTGGCGTCCCATCGCAGGTGCGCTGTCGAAGGCGTTCACCGTGTACCTGTGGGACATGCCCGGGTATGGATCCTCGTCCAAGGAGTCATCCCACCGCGTCGACCTCGGAGTACAGGGGGAACTGTTCGCGGCGCTACTCGAACACTGGGGCCTCACGCGTCCGCACGTCATCGCGCACGACTTCGGTGGAGCAGTCGCTCTCCGAGCGCGGCTGCTCCATGGCTCGACGTACACCTCGCTCTGCCTCGTCGACGTGGTCGCGCTCGCTCCCTGGGGCTCACCCTTCTTCACCCTCGTGAAGGCGAACACGGCAGTCTTCGAACAACTCCCGCCAGCGGTACACCGCGGCGCGGTGGAGGCCTATGTCAATGGCGCCAGCAACCGGGGTCTGCGTGCCGATGAACTGAGCATGCTCGTCGAACCATGGACCGGACCGGTCGGTCAAGCGGCGTTCTACCGGCAGATCGCGCAAGCGGACGAGTCCTTCACGACCGAGATCGAACCGCTCTACGGCACTATCACCGAGCCCGTGCACATCGTCTGGGGAATGGATGACACGTGGATTCCGGCCGACCGTGCGCAGCGCCTGAAGGAGGCAATGCCTCACGCGACCGTCACGTTGATCCCCGACGCCGGGCACCTCGTCCAGCTCGATGTTCCTGCGGCGCTGTCCGCCGAACTCACCCGATGGACGTCTGCTGTGAACGCACGAGGGAGCGCGTAG
- a CDS encoding carbohydrate ABC transporter permease, which translates to MTAAVLAAEASATTVQRDAPAGRRPRSRRRRISYGLTVAVFLLPSLVPLLAFVIGPMISAAWTSLHSWNLIGPMEWVGLGNYAHLLGDSATHQAFLHTLYYIVGYLPLVYVGGLALALALNAKLRGRGLLRGVYFLPVITSWVVVALVWRWLLNPSTGVVNAVLAWFGIDGPGWWADPAWSMPSIILASAWKDLGFVMVILLAGLQAINPDLYEAAEIDGAGWWRRLFGITLPMLSPSTFFVIVLSLINGFQVFDQVYVMTGGGPNNSSQVVVQQVYDLTFRYGQAGMASALSWLLFFVILVVTLIQFYGQRRWVNYD; encoded by the coding sequence ATGACAGCCGCCGTCCTCGCGGCCGAGGCATCCGCCACCACCGTCCAGCGCGACGCGCCGGCGGGCCGGCGCCCCCGGTCCCGTCGGCGCCGGATCTCGTATGGGCTCACCGTCGCCGTCTTCCTGCTGCCGAGCCTCGTCCCGCTGCTGGCGTTCGTGATCGGGCCGATGATCTCGGCGGCCTGGACGAGTCTGCACTCGTGGAACCTGATCGGCCCGATGGAGTGGGTCGGTCTGGGCAACTACGCCCACCTGCTCGGCGACTCGGCGACGCACCAGGCGTTCCTGCACACGCTGTACTACATCGTCGGCTATCTCCCGCTCGTCTACGTCGGCGGGCTCGCGCTCGCGCTCGCACTCAACGCGAAGCTGCGCGGGCGCGGACTCCTGCGCGGCGTGTACTTCCTGCCCGTCATCACCAGTTGGGTCGTCGTCGCCCTGGTCTGGCGATGGCTGCTGAACCCCAGCACGGGCGTCGTCAACGCGGTTCTGGCCTGGTTCGGCATCGACGGCCCCGGGTGGTGGGCCGACCCGGCCTGGTCGATGCCGTCGATCATCCTCGCCTCGGCGTGGAAGGACCTGGGGTTCGTCATGGTGATCCTGCTTGCGGGACTCCAGGCGATCAACCCCGACCTCTACGAAGCGGCCGAGATCGACGGCGCGGGGTGGTGGCGGCGCCTCTTCGGCATCACGTTGCCGATGCTGTCGCCCTCCACGTTCTTCGTCATCGTCCTGTCGCTCATCAACGGGTTCCAGGTGTTCGACCAGGTCTACGTCATGACCGGCGGCGGCCCCAACAACTCCAGCCAGGTGGTCGTGCAGCAGGTGTACGACCTGACCTTCCGGTACGGACAGGCCGGGATGGCCTCCGCGCTGTCGTGGCTGCTGTTCTTCGTGATCCTCGTCGTCACGCTCATCCAGTTCTACGGACAGCGCAGGTGGGTGAACTATGACTAG
- a CDS encoding LLM class flavin-dependent oxidoreductase, which translates to MERFGTLSFGHYGPLGGGRQLTAADSMRQAIDLAQGMDELGVNGAYFRVHHFARQQSSPMPLLAAIAARTERIEVGTGVIDMRYENPLYLAEEAASVDLISGGRLALGVSRGSPETVVRGYEAFGYTGSQDPRGADIAREHFELFLRAIEGEGLAERDASSPFGAGATGLQRVEPHSPGLRSRVWWGAGNRDSAEWAGRRGVNLMSSTLLTEADGTPFDLLQAQQIDAFRDAWREAGHAGEPRVSVSRSIFPITTAEDAMYFGGRQDGDQIGVIDGIRSTFGKTYAAEPDVLVEQLKEDAAIASADTLMLTIPSQLGVEFNLRVIESFARDVAPSLGWTPGNATTTV; encoded by the coding sequence ATGGAGCGCTTCGGAACCCTCTCGTTCGGACACTACGGCCCGCTCGGCGGTGGGCGGCAACTCACCGCCGCCGATTCGATGCGGCAGGCGATCGACCTCGCCCAGGGCATGGACGAGCTGGGCGTGAACGGCGCGTACTTCCGGGTGCACCACTTCGCGCGGCAGCAGTCCTCGCCGATGCCGCTCCTGGCCGCGATCGCGGCGCGCACCGAGCGCATCGAGGTGGGCACCGGCGTCATCGACATGCGCTACGAGAACCCGCTGTACCTGGCCGAGGAGGCGGCATCCGTCGACCTCATCTCGGGCGGCAGGCTCGCGCTCGGGGTGAGCCGCGGCTCACCCGAAACCGTCGTGCGAGGATACGAGGCCTTCGGCTACACCGGTTCTCAGGACCCGCGCGGAGCCGACATCGCACGCGAGCATTTCGAACTGTTCCTGCGCGCGATCGAGGGCGAGGGGCTGGCCGAGCGGGATGCCTCGTCCCCCTTCGGGGCCGGCGCGACCGGGCTGCAGCGCGTCGAGCCGCACTCCCCCGGCCTGCGCTCGCGGGTGTGGTGGGGTGCGGGCAACCGCGACTCGGCCGAGTGGGCCGGGCGCCGCGGCGTGAACCTCATGTCGTCGACGCTGCTGACCGAGGCCGACGGCACGCCGTTCGATCTGCTGCAGGCACAGCAGATCGATGCGTTCCGCGACGCGTGGCGCGAGGCCGGGCACGCCGGCGAGCCGCGCGTGTCGGTGAGCCGCTCGATCTTCCCGATCACCACGGCCGAGGACGCGATGTACTTCGGCGGACGGCAGGACGGCGACCAGATCGGCGTGATCGACGGCATCCGCTCCACCTTCGGCAAGACGTATGCGGCCGAACCCGATGTACTGGTCGAGCAGCTGAAGGAGGATGCCGCGATCGCGAGCGCCGACACGCTCATGCTCACGATCCCGAGCCAGCTGGGCGTCGAGTTCAACCTCCGCGTGATCGAGTCCTTCGCGAGGGATGTCGCGCCTTCTTTGGGCTGGACGCCCGGGAACGCGACGACAACCGTCTGA
- a CDS encoding carbohydrate ABC transporter permease, translated as MTRPLRTGVLYAVLIAGALIMVFPFVWTVVTSITPGATLTTTPRLIPENPSLSPYFELFDRVPFGQVIVNSLIIAVAGTILQLVTSAMAAYVFSRMPFPGRGAVFVLYLATMMIPFQVLIVPLFAEMKALGLINTYLGAILPMVASAFGVFLLRQAMNTVPYDLDQAATLDGAGHFRIFTRIVLPLVRPALATLAVFAFLNTWNSFLWPLIILRDPLMQTLPVALSSLQGQYSTQWDVLMAGSVISIIPMFALYVFAQKYIVQGVAGAGLK; from the coding sequence ATGACTAGGCCGCTGCGCACCGGAGTGCTCTACGCCGTCCTGATCGCGGGTGCCCTCATCATGGTGTTCCCGTTCGTGTGGACGGTCGTCACCTCGATCACCCCCGGCGCGACGTTGACCACCACACCGCGCCTCATCCCCGAGAACCCGTCGCTGTCGCCGTACTTCGAGCTGTTCGACCGCGTGCCCTTCGGGCAGGTGATCGTCAACTCGCTCATCATCGCCGTCGCCGGCACGATCCTGCAGCTGGTGACGAGCGCCATGGCGGCGTACGTGTTCTCGCGGATGCCGTTCCCCGGGCGCGGAGCCGTGTTCGTGCTGTACCTGGCCACGATGATGATCCCGTTCCAGGTGCTGATCGTGCCGCTGTTCGCCGAGATGAAGGCGCTCGGGCTCATCAACACCTACCTCGGGGCGATCCTGCCCATGGTCGCGTCCGCGTTCGGGGTGTTCCTGCTGCGCCAGGCGATGAACACCGTGCCGTACGACCTCGACCAGGCGGCGACTCTCGACGGCGCCGGCCACTTCCGCATCTTCACGCGCATCGTGCTGCCGCTCGTACGGCCCGCGCTCGCGACGCTCGCGGTGTTCGCCTTCCTCAACACGTGGAACAGCTTCCTGTGGCCGCTCATCATCCTGCGCGACCCGCTCATGCAGACGCTCCCGGTGGCGCTGTCGAGCCTGCAGGGCCAGTACTCCACCCAGTGGGACGTGCTCATGGCCGGCTCGGTGATCAGCATCATCCCGATGTTCGCCCTCTACGTCTTCGCGCAGAAGTACATCGTCCAGGGCGTCGCCGGCGCCGGCCTGAAGTAG
- a CDS encoding ROK family transcriptional regulator → MPSARPQTDVNRTAILAHLGAHGPASRADLARALDVSPALVTQLTRDLLADGLLEELEQSSSNGGRPARLLGLVSQDATAVGVKVAPDHLALVEVGIDGAVRRSETSPFDAISPLATSALVDQVRTFVQSPEAGRILGVGVGLPGTVAERGIGVVDSTQLGWNQVPLGELLRRALDLPVVVENNVNALSVAEQLFGQGRSFRNVLVVTIGNGVGAGLIADGVMVRGRAGGAGDLGHIPVEENGPLCQCGNHGCLEALIGQGALVQAARSGGVLPAGDGIDDLRALADGGSGGAREIFARAGHRLGRALAGAVNLIDPEIVVLLGEGVEAWNHWAPAFDRALRSSLVPGKRGTPVVVERWQDDRWAQGAAALVLATPFDAQGVAGDQGRLMRERLVASIEARP, encoded by the coding sequence TGGCCCGCGCTTTGGACGTGTCGCCCGCGCTCGTCACGCAGCTCACGCGCGATCTGCTGGCCGACGGACTGCTCGAAGAGCTCGAGCAGTCCAGCAGCAACGGCGGTCGCCCGGCCCGGCTCCTCGGGCTGGTCTCGCAGGACGCCACCGCCGTGGGGGTCAAGGTCGCTCCCGACCATCTCGCGCTCGTCGAGGTCGGCATCGACGGCGCGGTGCGGCGGTCCGAGACCAGCCCCTTCGACGCGATCTCGCCGCTGGCGACGTCGGCCTTGGTCGACCAGGTGCGCACGTTCGTCCAGAGCCCCGAAGCCGGGCGCATCCTCGGGGTCGGCGTCGGTCTTCCCGGAACGGTCGCCGAACGCGGGATCGGCGTGGTCGACTCCACCCAGCTCGGCTGGAACCAGGTGCCGCTCGGCGAGCTGCTGCGGCGAGCCCTCGACCTGCCGGTGGTCGTCGAGAACAACGTCAACGCCCTCTCGGTCGCCGAGCAGCTCTTCGGCCAGGGGCGGTCGTTCCGCAACGTGCTCGTCGTGACGATCGGCAACGGCGTCGGCGCCGGCCTGATCGCGGACGGCGTCATGGTGCGCGGGCGTGCCGGTGGCGCCGGCGACCTCGGCCACATCCCCGTCGAAGAGAACGGACCTCTCTGCCAGTGCGGCAACCACGGCTGCCTCGAGGCGCTCATCGGACAGGGAGCCCTCGTCCAGGCAGCCCGCAGTGGCGGGGTCCTGCCGGCCGGCGACGGCATCGACGACCTGCGTGCGCTCGCTGACGGCGGCTCGGGCGGCGCTCGCGAGATCTTCGCGCGCGCAGGACACCGGCTCGGCCGCGCCCTCGCCGGAGCGGTGAACCTGATCGATCCCGAGATCGTCGTGCTCCTCGGAGAAGGCGTCGAGGCCTGGAACCACTGGGCGCCCGCATTCGACCGCGCCCTGCGCAGCTCCCTCGTGCCGGGCAAGCGCGGCACCCCCGTCGTCGTCGAGCGCTGGCAGGACGATCGCTGGGCGCAGGGCGCCGCCGCCCTCGTGCTGGCCACTCCCTTCGACGCCCAGGGCGTCGCCGGCGACCAGGGCCGTCTCATGCGCGAGCGGCTCGTGGCCTCGATCGAGGCACGCCCATGA